The Bacillota bacterium genome has a window encoding:
- a CDS encoding amino acid ABC transporter permease: protein MSFRWDIVWSSFPYLLVGVRVTLVLTALSVSAGIVLGTVLALMRLSRYMPLSRLASAYIDLFRGTPLLAQILFVFYGLPQILGFPLSSMTAGLLALSLNSAAYIAEIVRAGIQSIEKGQIEAAQSTGMNYAQTMRYIVLPQAFRRIVPPLGNEFIAMLKDSSLVSVIALEDLMRRGQLLGSRTFRYFEVLLAVTVMYLVMTKAVSYLVARVERRLRVAA, encoded by the coding sequence ATGAGCTTTCGCTGGGATATCGTCTGGAGCAGCTTTCCGTACCTGCTGGTCGGAGTGCGTGTTACGCTGGTCTTGACGGCCCTTTCGGTGAGCGCAGGCATCGTGCTTGGCACGGTGCTTGCGCTCATGCGTCTGTCGAGGTACATGCCCCTTTCACGCCTGGCGTCCGCCTACATCGACCTCTTCCGGGGGACGCCGCTTCTGGCCCAGATCCTCTTCGTCTTCTACGGGCTGCCGCAGATCCTGGGCTTTCCGCTCTCCAGCATGACGGCAGGGCTGCTCGCCTTGAGCCTCAACAGCGCCGCCTACATCGCCGAGATCGTCCGCGCAGGCATCCAGTCCATCGAGAAAGGCCAGATCGAGGCCGCCCAGTCCACAGGCATGAACTACGCTCAGACGATGCGCTACATCGTGCTGCCCCAGGCGTTCCGCCGGATCGTCCCCCCGCTGGGCAACGAGTTCATCGCAATGCTCAAGGATTCGTCCCTGGTCTCGGTCATCGCCCTGGAAGACCTGATGCGCCGGGGGCAGCTCCTGGGAAGCCGCACCTTCCGCTACTTCGAGGTCCTTCTGGCGGTCACCGTCATGTACCTGGTCATGACCAAGGCCGTCTCCTACCTGGTCGCCCGGGTGGAGCGGCGGCTGCGCGTAGCGGCGTGA